From a single Photobacterium gaetbulicola Gung47 genomic region:
- a CDS encoding serine acetyltransferase (COG1045), translating into MQRGLFWPALFFFQSALKLKQADTNSNDTEGNVRECQQYAVWQAIKQEARQQSEQEPMLASFYHATIIKHDNLAAALSYILANKLATPSMPAMAVREVIEEAFAADCLITESAACDIRAVVERDPAVEMFSIPLLYLKGFHALQGYRVANWLWKQKRVALAVYLQNQISVACQVDVHPAARIGQGIMFDHATGIVIGETAVIENDVSILQDVTLGGTGKEGGDRHPKIREGVMIGAGAKILGNIEVGEGAKIGSCSVVLNPVPPHTTVAGVPAKIVGRPSSDKPSMDMDQQFNGTSQTFTAGDGI; encoded by the coding sequence ATGCAACGCGGGCTGTTTTGGCCTGCGTTGTTTTTTTTTCAGAGCGCGTTAAAGTTAAAGCAAGCCGATACCAACAGTAATGATACCGAGGGTAATGTGAGGGAATGTCAACAATATGCCGTTTGGCAGGCTATCAAGCAGGAAGCAAGGCAGCAGTCAGAGCAGGAGCCAATGCTCGCGAGCTTTTACCATGCCACCATTATCAAGCACGATAACCTGGCTGCGGCACTGAGCTATATTTTGGCCAATAAGCTGGCTACGCCATCGATGCCAGCTATGGCGGTACGTGAAGTGATAGAAGAGGCTTTTGCTGCCGATTGTCTGATCACCGAGTCAGCAGCCTGTGATATCCGGGCTGTTGTCGAGCGGGATCCGGCGGTAGAGATGTTTTCTATCCCTTTGCTCTACCTCAAGGGCTTTCATGCCTTGCAGGGCTACCGGGTGGCTAACTGGCTGTGGAAGCAGAAACGTGTGGCGCTGGCGGTGTATTTGCAAAATCAAATTTCGGTCGCCTGCCAGGTGGATGTCCACCCGGCGGCACGCATCGGCCAAGGCATTATGTTCGACCATGCCACCGGGATTGTGATCGGTGAGACAGCAGTGATCGAGAATGACGTGTCTATCTTGCAGGACGTTACTCTGGGCGGTACCGGTAAGGAAGGGGGCGATCGCCACCCGAAAATCCGCGAAGGGGTGATGATCGGTGCCGGGGCCAAGATCCTGGGTAATATCGAAGTGGGCGAGGGCGCCAAGATCGGCTCCTGCTCGGTGGTGCTCAACCCGGTGCCGCCCCATACCACTGTCGCCGGGGTGCCGGCCAAGATCGTCGGCCGCCCGAGCAGCGACAAGCCGTCGATGGACATGGACCAGCAGTTCAACGGCACCAGCCAGACGTTTACGGCTGGGGATGGGATTTAA
- a CDS encoding rRNA methylase (COG0219): MFDIALYEPEIAPNTGNIIRLCANCGANLHLIEPLGFDLEEKKLRRAGLDYHDLAHVHRHANFEAFLAHIGERRIFACTTKTTNFHTNAKFEEGDVLLFGPETRGLPAELIESLPLEQRLRIPMHPDSRSLNLSNAAAIIGYEAWRQLGFKGAI; encoded by the coding sequence ATGTTTGATATCGCCCTTTACGAACCGGAGATCGCCCCAAATACCGGCAACATCATCCGCCTCTGCGCTAACTGTGGGGCCAACCTCCACTTGATCGAACCGCTGGGCTTCGACCTGGAAGAGAAAAAGCTGCGCCGTGCCGGCCTGGACTACCACGATCTGGCCCACGTCCACCGCCATGCCAATTTCGAGGCCTTTCTTGCCCACATCGGCGAGCGCCGGATCTTCGCCTGCACCACCAAGACCACCAACTTCCACACCAACGCCAAGTTCGAAGAAGGCGATGTACTGCTGTTCGGCCCGGAAACCCGCGGCCTACCCGCCGAGCTGATCGAAAGCCTGCCGCTCGAGCAGCGCCTGCGTATCCCAATGCACCCGGACAGCCGCAGCTTGAACCTATCCAATGCCGCGGCAATCATTGGCTACGAGGCCTGGCGCCAACTTGGCTTCAAAGGGGCGATATAG
- a CDS encoding NAD(P)H-dependent glycerol-3-phosphate dehydrogenase (COG0240) encodes MNPGSEQVISMAVLGAGSYGTSLAISLARNGATVILWGHEPEHMAQLEMDRANEAFLPGVAFPDSLIVTADLEQAVKASRDLLVVVPSHVFGEVLGNVKPHLRDDSRVCWATKGLEPETGRLLKDVAVEALGEDVPLAVLSGPTFAKELAAGMPTAISVASPDDEFVRDLQDKIHCSKTFRVYSNSDFTGMQLGGAVKNVIAIGAGMSDGIGFGANARTALITRGLAEMSRLGAALGAQPETFMGMAGLGDLVLTCTDNQSRNRRFGLALGQGKDVDQAQEEIGQVVEGYRNTKEVWVLSQRMGVEMPITEQIYQVLYQGKDAREAAKDLLAREKKDE; translated from the coding sequence ATGAATCCAGGCTCAGAACAAGTAATTTCCATGGCGGTGCTAGGCGCCGGCTCATACGGTACCTCATTGGCTATTTCCTTGGCCCGTAACGGTGCCACTGTGATCCTGTGGGGCCACGAGCCGGAGCATATGGCGCAGCTGGAAATGGATCGTGCCAACGAGGCATTCCTGCCGGGTGTCGCTTTCCCCGATTCCCTGATTGTCACTGCCGACTTGGAGCAGGCCGTCAAGGCCAGCCGCGATCTGTTGGTGGTGGTGCCGAGCCATGTGTTCGGCGAGGTACTGGGCAATGTCAAGCCGCACTTGCGTGACGATTCCCGCGTCTGCTGGGCGACCAAGGGGCTGGAGCCGGAAACGGGCCGCCTGCTCAAAGACGTGGCCGTTGAGGCGCTGGGTGAAGATGTGCCGTTGGCGGTATTGTCAGGACCGACGTTTGCCAAGGAGCTTGCTGCAGGTATGCCGACAGCGATTTCCGTGGCGTCGCCGGATGACGAGTTTGTTCGCGATCTGCAGGACAAAATTCACTGCAGCAAAACCTTCCGGGTTTACAGCAATAGCGATTTTACCGGTATGCAGCTGGGCGGTGCGGTCAAGAACGTGATTGCGATTGGTGCGGGGATGTCGGATGGTATTGGCTTTGGTGCCAACGCCCGTACCGCATTGATCACCCGTGGTCTGGCCGAAATGTCACGCTTGGGTGCTGCATTGGGTGCTCAGCCTGAAACCTTTATGGGGATGGCTGGCCTTGGTGATTTGGTGCTGACTTGTACCGATAACCAATCTCGCAACCGCCGTTTCGGCTTGGCGCTGGGCCAAGGCAAAGACGTTGACCAGGCCCAGGAAGAAATTGGCCAGGTGGTCGAGGGCTATCGCAACACCAAGGAAGTCTGGGTTCTTTCTCAGCGGATGGGGGTCGAAATGCCGATCACCGAACAGATCTACCAAGTGCTGTACCAGGGCAAAGATGCCCGCGAAGCGGCCAAGGATCTGCTGGCCCGCGAGAAAAAAGACGAATAA